The genomic interval GAACTAAAACTTGTCTATTTGATGAAAACTTTAAATTTGAACATAAAGAATTTAATCACTGAAAAAACAAGAGAGTTTGTACCTTTTTATGTTAAAAGCAACAAGTATAAGGAGATTTTGGAAAATCTTCACATCAACCATCGGTTCATTGAACATGAAGAAGATATTATTTTGGATGATATGGGTGACTTTAATAAGTTCTTAGTTCAAGAATTTTTTAATAAAATTCCTATGAATAAGAATCTCGACTCTTTTACTAAGGTTGAACACGCGCTTCACAAATTTTTAAGGCATTACAATTTCTCTAGAAAAATCTCTAGTGGATGTAATGTAGGTAAAGTACCGGCTAAAGTCATCCTTGAAAGAGCTATTCATAATAATGTAGACTTAGATACATTACCACTTTGGATTTTGGCTTTAATTGATCTACTTAAACGAGGTGATCAAAATGATTAAACAAAACGATAGGGTGGCTATTATTGGTGGGGGACTTTCTGGACTTGTAATAGCAGAAGGTTTACAAAAAAAAGGGTATAAGAATGTTACTGTTTTTGAAAGAAGCAATCGGGTAGGCGGTAAATTGGATACGATTTGGTATAAAGGTAAATCTTATGAATTTGGTGCTAATTTTGGACTACCTCCTCAGAAACATTTAAAAACGCTTATGAAAGCATTCAATATCAAAATTGATGGACCTAGTTTATCCCGTGTTAATTATGATACAGATGGTAATAAAATTATGCAAATACCAAAAGAGGCATTGGGTGCTTTTGTCGAAGAACTCGATAGACTTCCAGATGTTTTGGCGAAGTATAAATCACTAGAAAAGGTTAATATTCAAAATGTAGAGGCTTCTTTGATGCTTCCTTTTTCAAAGTGGTGTGATATAAATCAGTTTAGTACTTTGAAAACAATTTATGCTCATTATTTCACCTGTTACGGCTTAGGGGATATAGATGATGTACCAGCACTTTATGTTCTTAGGATATTGAATTATGATAATTTAATGTCTTTTATGGAGTTACCAGAATTCTGTACGTGGAAAAGGGGTGTTTCCTCGTTAATTGAATGCTTAACGCAGGAAATAAAAGATATTAGGTTGACACAAAACGTAAAAAAGATTTCTTTCTCAAAGGATGAGAAACTATATGTTCAAACGGAATTTGAAGTGCTTGAATTTGATAGAGTAGTCATTACCGCACCTTTAAATCAATTTTCTGATATTTATGGAGAAAATCATGAAATAAAACAATTTTTGAGTTGTTTAAAATATCAAGATTTTAACGTATATGCATTCATAGTGGATAAGGTCCCAAAAAGATGTGGGTGTGTGCTTGATAACTTGTCTATAAAAAAGAGAGGACATATCATATTCTGGAATTCTAGGTGGGATTCATGTGATGGTGAAGCGTTGATTATGGTTTATGCTTATGACCATCCTGAAAAATCTAAATCAGAATCTTTAAAAATTATTGAAAGTGATTTATTGAAACTGGGTTTTCACAATCCAAGGCTCTATCAGTTTAAACGTTGGAAACAGTGTCCATATGTAGAAACCAGTGTTTTACAAAATGG from Mycoplasmatota bacterium carries:
- a CDS encoding FAD-dependent oxidoreductase, producing MIKQNDRVAIIGGGLSGLVIAEGLQKKGYKNVTVFERSNRVGGKLDTIWYKGKSYEFGANFGLPPQKHLKTLMKAFNIKIDGPSLSRVNYDTDGNKIMQIPKEALGAFVEELDRLPDVLAKYKSLEKVNIQNVEASLMLPFSKWCDINQFSTLKTIYAHYFTCYGLGDIDDVPALYVLRILNYDNLMSFMELPEFCTWKRGVSSLIECLTQEIKDIRLTQNVKKISFSKDEKLYVQTEFEVLEFDRVVITAPLNQFSDIYGENHEIKQFLSCLKYQDFNVYAFIVDKVPKRCGCVLDNLSIKKRGHIIFWNSRWDSCDGEALIMVYAYDHPEKSKSESLKIIESDLLKLGFHNPRLYQFKRWKQCPYVETSVLQNGFYEKLEEMQGRHNIFLAGEIMSTVLMENCIRYSNYLINKYF